Proteins encoded within one genomic window of Fragaria vesca subsp. vesca linkage group LG1, FraVesHawaii_1.0, whole genome shotgun sequence:
- the LOC101294886 gene encoding thioredoxin-like protein AAED1, chloroplastic-like encodes MALISTQTLTLKSPPTLSLPSHPSSQSLSLSPSSPHSLYAPKPTARFGARRLVVSRATTSSALDFSPSIGEVLGEVGIFTAAGDSVLFNDLLDHNEGIVVVALLRHFGCVCCWELASALKEAKARFDSAGVKLIAVGVGTPDKARILAERLPFPMDSLYADPDRKAYDVLGLYFGLGRTFFNPASAKVFSRFEALQKALTNYTIKATPDDINSVLQQGGMFVFKGKQLLYARKDEGTGDHAPLDDIFDVCCKVPVS; translated from the exons ATGGCCCTAATCTCCACACAAACCCTGACCCTGAAATCCCCTCCTACCCTTTCTCTTCCTTCTCATCCATCTTCCCAATCTCTCTCACTCTCACCATCCAGTCCTCACTCTCTCTACGCCCCAAAACCAACAGCTCGGTTTGGCGCTAGACGACTCGTCGTTTCCAGAGCCACCACATCCTCTGCTTTGGATTTCAGCCCCAGCATAGGTGAGGTCCTCGGTGAAGTCGGTATCTTCACCGCTGCTGGTGATTCCGTCCTGTTCAACGATCTATTGGATCACAACGAG GGAATAGTTGTTGTTGCGCTATTGAGGCACTTTGGATGCGTTTGCTG TTGGGAACTTGCTTCAGCTCTAAAAGAAGCAAAAGCTAGATTTGACTCGGCTGGTGTGAAACTAATTGCGGTCGGTGTTGGTACTCCTGATAAAGCTCGTATCCTTGCAGAACGG CTGCCCTTTCCCATGGATTCCCTTTATGCTGATCCTGATCGTAAG GCATATGATGTTTTGGGCTTATATTTTGGATTGGGTCGAACATTCTTCAATCCAGCTAGT GCAAAGGTGTTCTCAAGATTTGAGGCGCTGCAGAAAGCTCTAACGAACTATACGATTAAAGCCACTCCAGATGATATAAATAGTGTGTTACAACAG GGAGGGATGTTTGTCTTCAAAGGGAAGCAGTTATTGTATGCTCGGAAAGACGAAGGGACAGGTGATCATGCCCCATTAGATGATATCTTTGATGTTTGCTGCAAAGTTCCTGTATCTTGA
- the LOC101299136 gene encoding putative ribonuclease H protein At1g65750-like has protein sequence MNALCWNCQGIGNSWTVDALKGLVTLNFPKLVFLSETRCIVAEMNDVRRKIGWRNAFTVNYKVVRQKHGKRVSRAGGLCILWNDDIKLELQSYSESHIDVLRMGLEKELQDLLHKKQTFWQQRSRVLWLAEGDLNTKFFHQRASNRKKKNTLKGLFNEDGVWCNDECEMEEIILRYYKKLFTSSNPQLREQDLSFVTEVISEDANRRLNGTISEEEFWNVVGTDVVAAVREFLNSKELLREINCTWVTLIPKVKSPEYVTQLRPISLCNVIYKLGSKVLANRIKPLLDDIISQQQSAFVPGRLISDNSLLAFEVSHCLKCRRSGKVGLCALKLDMSKAYDRVEWCFLEKVLGKLGFGDTFVRWIMHCITTVSYSFLVNGEPCGKLIPTRGLRQGDAISPYLFLLCAEVLSRMIKQAETNGEIQGVKVCTDAPSISHLYFADDSFIFSRAEERDMLCMKDIFVTYETMSGQQINYEKSSVSFSRNVPLWKQHDLAAVLGVQRVENHEKYLGLPTELSYSKDEAFRYLIDRVRKRTQGWRDKTLSGVGKEVLLKAVIQSIPTYVMSCFELPRHLCNEMHQLMARFWWGEFGDERKIHWIAWDKLCSSKKEGGLGFRDMHVFNKALLAKQGWRMLCRPQSLLAQVLKMKYFPTSSLIQAEVGKRISYSWRSLMRGKELLQQGLRFQVGNGENIHLWDDPWLPLPYTFKPFSLPMHGSEGMRVCELIEEGTGGWNEWLLEELFTPMESEIILKIPLSLNGGEDRLVWHFDNKGCYNVKSGYFVGRLLDGLNRKASGSDSDVQWSRLWCKLWRTQVPPKVRMHAWRLVKGTLPSRAALVKKQVQLPDVNCVFCSTNVEDSLHLFKNCEALQPFWQQGMVQIHPRTHPSISVEVWFWDMVEMLSGEKLEGFLMALWVIWVERNNMVWRGQFYNITNMMDWSSSLLLEYKHCHQRSVGTRKKNKSKWTCPPSGRLRVNIDGSFAHEEGRGGVGVVIRDHKGACVASLARPFPNAASAIHMEVEALRAGLLVCVQQGWRDVEVESDCMNLVQAMQTDGEDFSMVGRIIEDCQRYVSAFNFFQLQHVCREANSVANRLAHFARCNSYDDFSLDETPAIIQDVLYEDLCNSSLVHQGSGYMSPSMENFISINETGREAEPPS, from the exons ATGAATGCTTTGTGCTGGAACTGCCAAGGGATTGGGAACTCTTGGACAGTTGACGCGCTCAAAGGGTTGGTAACCCTAAACTTTCCCAAACTGGTTTTCTTATCTGAAACAAGATGTATTGTAGCAGAGATGAATGATGTTCGAAGAAAGATTGGGTGGAGAAACGCGTTTACAGTCAATTATAAAGTTGTGCGACAAAAGCATGGAAAGCGAGTCAGCCGAGCAGGAGGTCTCTGCATTTTGTGGAATGATGATATCAAGTTGGAGTTGCAGTCTTATAGTGAGAGTCATATTGATGTGCTA CGGATGGGTTTAGAAAAAGAGCTACAAGATCTTCTCCATAAAAAGCAGACTTTCTGGCAACAACGTTCAAGGGTGCTGTGGCTAGCAGAGGGTGATCTCAACACAAAATTTTTTCATCAGAGGGCTTCGAACAGGAAAAAGAAAAATACCCTAAAAGGCTTATTTAATGAAGATGGGGTGTGGTGTAATGATGAGTGCGAAATGGAGGAGATTATTCTGAGATATTACAAGAAGTTGTTCACATCATCCAACCCTCAACTGCGAGAGCAAGACCTGAGTTTTGTAACCGAGGTTATCTCTGAGGATGCTAACAGGCGGTTGAATGGCACCATCTCGGAAGAGGAG TTTTGGAATGTGGTGGGCACTGACGTGGTTGCAGCAGTGAGGGAGTTCTTAAACTCCAAGGAACTTCTCCGAGAAATAAATTGTACGTGGGTTACACTAATTCCGAAGGTTAAGTCTCCGGAGTATGTCACTCAACTCAGACCTATCTCGTTGTGTAATGTTATCTACAAGCTTGGCTCTAAGGTTTTAGCTAATAGGATCAAGCCTTTATTGGACGATATCATTTCACAGCAGCAAAGTGCTTTTGTACCGGGCCGTCTCATCTCAGATAACTCTCTTCTTGCTTTTGAAGTTTCTCATTGCCTTAAATGTCGTCGGAGTGGTAAGGTGGGTCTTTGTGCTTTGAAGTTAGACATGAGTAAAGCTTATGATAGAGTAGAGTGGTGTTTCTTGGAGAAGGTTCTTGGCAAGCTGGGTTTTGGTGACACGTTTGTGAGGTGGATAATGCATTGTATAACAACAGTTTCTTATTCATTTCTTGTCAATGGAGAACCATGTGGTAAGCTGATTCCAACCAGAGGATTACGGCAGGGTGATGCAATCTCTCCTTATTTGTTTCTCCTATGTGCGGAAGTTCTCTCCAGAATGATTAAGCAAGCTGAGACAAATGGTGAGATACAAGGGGTCAAAGTATGCACGGATGCTCCATCAATTAGTCATCTTTACTTTGCCGATGACTCTTTCATTTTTTCAAGGGCGGAGGAGAGAGATATGCTGTGCATGAAAGATATTTTTGTGACATATGAGACGATGTCGGGTCAACAGATCAACTATGAGAAGAGCAGTGTTTCATTTAGTAGAAACGTGCCTTTGTGGAAACAACATGATTTGGCAGCCGTGTTAGGGGTGCAAAGAGTAGAGAACCATGAAAAGTATCTCGGTCTCCCTACCGAGCTCAGCTACTCTAAAGACGAAGCTTTCCGGTATTTGATCGATAGGGTAAGGAAACGTACTCAAGGTTGGAGAGACAAAACTCTTAGTGGGGTGGGTAAGGAGGTGTTGTTAAAAGCTGTTATCCAATCTATCCCTACTTATGTTATGAGTTGTTTCGAGTTGCCTAGACATCTCTGCAACGAAATGCACCAACTGATGGCAAGGTTTTGGTGGGGTGAGTTTGGGGACGAGAGGAAGATACACTGGATAGCTTGGGATAAACTGTGTAGCTCTAAAAAGGAGGGTGGGCTTGGTTTCAGGGATATGCATGTTTTTAATAAAGCCCTCCTAGCAAAGCAAGGATGGAGGATGCTCTGTAGGCCTCAATCTCTGCTCGCGCAGGTATTAAAAATGAAATATTTTCCTACTTCAAGTCTGATCCAAGCTGAGGTGGGTAAAAGAATCTCCTATTCTTGGAGGAGCTTAATGAGAGGAAAAGAATTGTTGCAGCAGGGGTTGCGATTCCAAGTAGGGAATGGGGAGAATATTCATTTATGGGATGACCCCTGGTTACCACTCCCTTACACATTTAAACCCTTCTCTCTGCCAATGCATGGCTCTGAAGGAATGAGGGTTTGTGAGTTAATTGAGGAAGGCACTGGTGGATGGAATGAATGGTTACTAGAGGAGCTTTTTACTCCAATGGAGAGTGAGATCATTTTAAAAATTCCACTGAGCCTAAATGGGGGTGAGGATCGTTTGGTATGGCACTTCGACAACAAAGGCTGTTATAATGTGAAGAGTGGGTATTTTGTGGGACGTTTGTTGGATGGTTTGAATCGGAAAGCTTCGGGTTCCGACTCAGATGTGCAATGGTCGAGACTATGGTGTAAGCTGTGGCGTACTCAAGTACCTCCTAAGGTGCGTATGCATGCTTGGCGTTTGGTAAAGGGAACATTACCCTCTCGGGCTGCCTTGGTGAAAAAACAGGTTCAGCTCCCAGACGTCAACTGTGTGTTTTGCTCGACGAATGTGGAAGATAGTTTGCACCTGTTCAAGAATTGTGAGGCTCTCCAACCTTTTTGGCAACAAGGTATGGTACAAATACATCCGCGTACTCATCCTTCTATAAGTGTTGAGGTCTGGTTCTGGGATATGGTGGAGATGTTGAGTGGTGAAAAGCTAGAGGGTTTCTTGATGGCTTTATGGGTGATCTGGGTTGAGAGAAATAATATGGTATGGAGAGGACAGTTCTATAATATTACCAACATGATGGATTGGTCCTCTTCTCTTTTGCTGGAGTACAAGCATTGTCATCAACGTAGTGTGGGCACGAGGAAGAAAAATAAGTCAAAATGGACGTGTCCCCCTAGTGGAAGACTTAGAGTCAATATAGATGGAAGTTTTGCGCATGAAGAGGGTAGAGGTGGTGTGGGAGTAGTGATCAGAGACCATAAAGGTGCATGTGTAGCGTCTCTTGCCCGGCCTTTCCCAAATGCTGCGTCTGCTATCCATATGGAAGTTGAGGCCCTTAGAGCAGGTTTGTTGGTTTGTGTTCAACAAGGGTGGCGAGATGTTGAGGTTGAAAGTGACTGTATGAACTTGGTACAAGCAATGCAGACTGATGGTGAAGACTTCTCTATGGTTGGAAGGATCATTGAGGATTGCCAAAGGTATGTGAGTGCGTTTAATTTTTTTCAGCTTCAACATGTTTGTCGTGAAGCAAATAGTGTGGCGAATAGACTAGCCCACTTTGCTAGATGCAATAGCTATGATGATTTTAGTTTAGATGAGACACCTGCTATTATTCAGGATGTTCTCTATGAGGATCTTTGTAATAGTTCTTTGGTACATCAGGGTTCAGGTTATATGTCCCCCTCGATGGAAAATTTTATTTCAATAAATGAAACCGGGCGTGAGGCTGAGCCTCCCAGCTAG
- the LOC101295456 gene encoding thioredoxin-like protein AAED1, chloroplastic-like — translation MALISTQTLTLKSFPTLSHPSIFPTPQSLSLSPPNHHSLSLSTPNSTPRFSARRHVVSRATATSASDFSPDIGEILGDVSIYTAAGDSVQFKDLWDQNEGVAVVALLRHFGCPCCWELASALKESKERFDSAGVKLIAVGVGSPDKARILAERLPFPMDSLYADTDRKAYDVLGLYYGLGRTFFNPASAKVLSRFDALKKAVKNYTIEATPDDRSSVLQQGGMFVFKGKQLLYARKDEGTGDHAPLDDILNVCCKVPVS, via the exons ATGGCCCTAATCTCCACACAAACCCTAACCCTAAAATCCTTTCCTACCCTTTCTCATCCATCTATCTTTCCTACTCCCCAATCTCTCTCACTCTCACCTCCCAATCATCACTCCCTATCCCTCTCCACCCCAAATTCAACACCACGGTTCAGCGCCAGACGACATGTCGTCTCCAGAGCCACCGCGACCTCGGCCTCAGATTTCAGCCCCGACATAGGCGAGATCCTCGGTGACGTCAGCATTTACACCGCTGCTGGCGACTCCGTCCAGTTCAAGGACCTTTGGGACCAGAATGAG GGGGTGGCTGTTGTTGCACTATTGAGGCACTTTGGATGCCCTTGCTG TTGGGAACTTGCTTCAGCTCTAAAAGAATCAAAAGAAAGATTTGACTCTGCTGGTGTGAAACTAATTGCTGTTGGTGTCGGTAGTCCTGATAAAGCGCGTATCCTTGCAGAACGG TTACCATTTCCCATGGATTCCCTCTATGCTGATACTGATCGTAAG GCGTATGATGTTTTGGGCTTATACTATGGATTGGGTCGAACATTCTTCAATCCAGCTAGT GCAAAGGTGTTGTCAAGATTTGATGCCCTAAAGAAAGCTGTCAAAAACTATACCATTGAAGCCACTCCAGATGATAGAAGTAGTGTGTTACAACAG GGAGGGATGTTTGTCTTCAAAGGTAAGCAGCTATTGTATGCTCGGAAAGATGAAGGAACAGGTGATCATGCCCCTTTGGATGATATCTTAAATGTTTGCTGCAAAGTTCCTGTCTCTTGA
- the LOC101295752 gene encoding thioredoxin-like protein AAED1, chloroplastic-like — protein MTSALDISPNISDVLGDVTIFTAAGDAVQFKDLWDQNEGVAVVALLRHFGCPCSWELASTLKESKAKFDSAGVKLIAVGVGTPDRARVLAKRLPFPMDSLYADPDRKAYDTLGLYYGWGRTFFNPAIIAKMLSRFGALRKAVENYTIRATPDDRSGVLQQGGMFVFKGKQLLYARKDKATSDHAPLDDILNVCCNVPVS, from the exons ATGACCTCTGCTTTGGATATCAGCCCCAACATCAGTGATGTCCTCGGCGACGTTACCATTTTCACTGCTGCTGGAGACGCCGTCCAGTTCAAGGACCTCTGGGACCAGAACGAG GGGGTGGCTGTTGTTGCACTATTGAGGCACTTTGGATGCCCTTGCAG TTGGGAACTTGCTTCAACTCTAAAAGAATCCAAAGCAAAATTTGACTCAGCTGGAGTGAAACTAATTGCTGTTGGTGTTGGTACCCCTGATAGAGCTCGTGTCCTTGCAAAACGG TTACCTTTTCCCATGGACTCCCTTTATGCTGATCCTGATCGTAAG GCGTATGATACTTTGGGTTTATACTATGGATGGGGTCGAACATTCTTCAATCCAGCCATTATC GCAAAGATGTTGTCAAGATTTGGTGCTCTGCGGAAAGCTGTAGAAAACTATACGATTAGAGCCACTCCAGATGATAGAAGTGGTGTGTTGCAACAG GGAGGGATGTTTGTCTTCAAAGGGAAGCAGTTATTGTATGCTCGGAAAGACAAAGCGACAAGTGATCATGCCCCATTAGATGATATCTTGAATGTTTGCTGCAACGTTCCAGTCTCTTGA
- the LOC101296036 gene encoding NADPH-dependent 1-acyldihydroxyacetone phosphate reductase-like, with translation MSDSKVVLVTGCAKGGIGYEYCKAFAEQNCKVFASDIAQRLEDIDLKSLDSYDIDTLELDVSSDQSVESAINTIISKCRRIDVVINNAGIGSTGPLAELPLETIRRAWDINTLGQLRLVQQVVPHMASRRSGSIVNIGSVVGKVPTPWAGSYCASKAYVHAMSNTLRVELKPFGIDVVLVMPGAVKSNFGSANVERLANHDWKLYKDFKEAIAERAAASQGSKATEASVFAKHVAHKVLGPKPPRLISFGHMTGLFAVLSCSPLWVRDLFFSTRFNLNKKL, from the coding sequence ATGAGTGACTCTAAGGTTGTTCTAGTCACAGGTTGTGCCAAAGGCGGGATAGGCTATGAGTACTGCAAAGCTTTTGCTGAGCAGAACTGCAAGGTCTTTGCAAGTGACATCGCCCAACGCCTGGAAGACATAGACCTCAAGTCTTTGGATAGTTATGACATTGACACACTCGAGCTCGATGTGTCCTCGGATCAGAGCGTGGAATCGGCCATCAACACTATCATATCTAAGTGCAGGCGCATAGATGTAGTGATAAATAATGCCGGGATTGGAAGCACCGGTCCTCTAGCGGAGCTTCCGCTGGAGACTATTAGAAGGGCATGGGATATAAACACGTTGGGACAATTGAGGTTGGTCCAGCAAGTAGTGCCACACATGGCGTCGCGGCGCAGTGGCAGCATTGTAAATATCGGGAGCGTAGTGGGCAAAGTGCCGACACCGTGGGCAGGGTCTTATTGTGCAAGCAAGGCATATGTTCATGCCATGTCAAACACTTTGAGGGTGGAACTGAAGCCATTTGGGATTGATGTGGTGCTTGTAATGCCTGGTGCAGTAAAGTCGAATTTCGGGAGCGCTAATGTTGAGAGGTTGGCGAATCATGATTGGAAACTCTACAAGGATTTCAAGGAGGCAATTGCAGAGAGAGCTGCGGCCTCTCAAGGGAGTAAAGCAACTGAGGCTAGTGTGTTTGCTAAGCATGTAGCACATAAGGTTTTGGGGCCTAAACCACCAAGGCTAATTAGTTTTGGACACATGACTGGTTTGTTTGCTGTGCTTTCTTGCTCTCCGCTTTGGGTGAGAGATCTTTTCTTTTCAACTCGTTTCAACTTAAACAAGAAGTTGTGA
- the LOC101298840 gene encoding growth-regulating factor 1-like: protein MDFGVVCMDMDCLMGPEPGEGATAHSHVSGPETKPGHGSGLSFKQQRSWPVEDAWRVSKTPKPDDMSSPRTMPLPQEPPPQLLMRSSSLAPPRQEQMLSFASNKSDVTFLSKDGGASSDFAFYQRMPAPYARNAGFGSGSLNANMHGPYAAARGPFTPSQWIELEHQALIYKYLNANAPVPSNLLIPLKKSLYHYGLSGPSPNSLSWGSFHLGYSGSTDPEPGRCRRTDGKKWRCSRDAVADQKYCERHINRGRHRSRKPVEGQTGHGASRRANSKEVAPPVTSSKPTSVSGTLQPQFKSLEPPPPADAAAANSSVDAFANRMQDPQGFTVMSASSIKPESNASCFSVPKRDFPMVESSQSEFGLVSTDSLLNPSHRSSYIPKDFGGSFLDFTDQETQDQNLLHQFIDDWPKDQSSQSVVTWPEDIKSDWTRLSMAIPMASDFSSSSSSPTQDKLGLSPLRLSREFEPTQNLGVSNDQCEPSDQQTNWVPISWRSSMGGPLGEVLTNTSSCVNSKNSSSNTSPLNLLNEGWDGSSQLESSPTGVLQKSTFCSLSNSSSGCSPRADNKKSQDGASLYDDVLGSTLGSSSVPSL, encoded by the exons ATGGATTTTGGGGTGGTGTGTATGGACATGGATTGTCTGATGGGTCCTGAACCCGGAGAAGGAGCAACAGCTCATTCTCATGTCTCAGGACCCGAGACCAAACCGGGTCATGGATCTGGGTTGTCTTTCAAGCAACAGAGATCCTGGCCTGTTGAGGATGCCTGGAGGGTCTCCAAGACCCCCAAACCCGACGACATGTCGTCTCCGAGGACAATGCCATTGCCTCAGGAGCCTCCTCCTCAGCTCCTGATGAGATCTAGCTCTCTGGCTCCTCCAAGACAAGAGCAAATGCTGAGCTTTGCCTCCAACAAATCAGATGTCACTTTTCTGAGCAAAGATGGAGGAGCAAGCTCAGATTTTGCATTCTACCAGCGCATGCCTGCTCCCTATGCTAGAAATGCAG GTTTTGGGTCTGGAAGCTTAAATGCAAACATGCATGGGCCTTATGCAGCGGCTAGAGGACCATTTACTCCCTCACAGTGGATTGAGCTAGAGCACCAGGCCTTGATCTACAAGTACCTGAATGCAAATGCGCCTGTGCCATCCAATTTGCTCATTCCTCTCAAGAAGTCCCTCTACCATTATGGCTTGTCTGGTCCCTCCCCCAACTCAT TAAGTTGGGGGTCTTTCCATCTAGGATATTCTGGCAGTACTGATCCTGAACCTGGGAGGTGCCGTCGAACGGATGGGAAGAAGTGGCGGTGCTCAAGAGATGCTGTAGCAGACCAGAAGTACTGCGAGAGGCACATTAACAGGGGCCGCCATCGTTCAAGAAAGCCTGTGGAAGGCCAGACAGGCCATGGTGCCTCTAGGAGAGCAAATTCAAAGGAAGTGGCGCCTCCGGTAACCTCATCAAAGCCAACGTCTGTCAGTGGTACACTGCAGCCGCAGTTCAAAAGCTTGGAGCCTCCTCCTCCTGCTGATGCTGCCGCTGCCAATTCTTCTGTTGATGCCTTTGCCAACAG AATGCAAGATCCACAGGGTTTCACTGTGATGTCTGCTTCTAGCATCAAGCCGGAATCTAATGCTTCATGTTTTAGCGTCCCAAAACGAGATTTCCCCATGGTAGAATCGTCGCAATCAGAGTTTGGCCTTGTTTCTACTGATTCACTTCTCAACCCTTCACATAGGAGCTCTTACATTCCCAAAGACTTTGGAGGTTCTTTCCTTGATTTCACTGATCAGGAAACACAAGATCAAAATCTGCTTCACCAGTTCATCGATGATTGGCCCAAGGACCAGTCCAGTCAATCAGTTGTTACTTGGCCTGAAGATATAAAATCAGACTGGACTCGGCTCTCAATGGCAATCCCTATGGCATCCGACTTCTCCTCATCCTCTTCCTCACCCACACAAGACAAGCTTGGACTCTCACCACTGAGGCTCTCTCGTGAGTTCGAGCCAACACAAAATTTGGGGGTGAGCAATGACCAATGTGAACCATCAGATCAGCAAACAAATTGGGTACCTATCTCTTGGAGAAGTTCAATGGGGGGTCCCTTGGGAGAAGTCCTAACCAACACCAGTAGCTGTGTGAACTCCAAGAACTCATCATCAAACACATCACCACTAAACCTCTTGAATGAAGGCTGGGACGGCAGCAGCCAGTTAGAGTCTTCCCCAACCGGTGTCCTGCAAAAGTCAACATTCTGTTCACTTTCAAACAGTAGCTCAGGGTGCAGCCCAAGAGCTGATAACAAGAAGAGTCAGGATGGGGCAAGCCTCTATGATGATGTGCTCGGTTCAACTTTAGGAAGCTCCTCAGTTCCATCCCTGTAA